A region of the Leptospiraceae bacterium genome:
TCAAATATGTGATTGCAGTATTACAACTAAAATCGGATGAAACTGATTTACAATTGCCATCATAACCATATTGAATTTTTCTTTTTAATGCTCCTTTTTTCCCATAATGTTCTTCTTCTACTATTTCACCAAATTTATCATAACGAAATTTATATTTAGATATCCCATTCTGATTTTTTCGAAGTTGTAATTTTTTATCATAATAAGCCTCAGTAATTATATTTCCTTGATCATCGAATTCTCTACTTTTTTTGGCATAACTATGAGTATCCTCATTGTTTATCTTTGCATTAAAAAGTTTTTCTTGTTCGTCATAATATTCTTCTAAACTAGTACATTCATACCTATTCTTTTTTATCCGTAAACAATTATCGTTGTATCTAAAAACCATACGAGCAATTCCATCAGGATTCGCTTTTAGTTTTCCATCAACTCCAAGTGTTTCCTCTAACGTTGTAAATTTTTCATGGTCGTAAGTATATTTATAAATCGCAATCCCATTGGTATCTTCGATTAAATTTCCATTAATGTCTTGGTTTTCCTTCTTAATTAATTTCTCTTTTTCAAAATGGTAAATTGTTTTAAAATCAAAGTTCCCATTTATATTATAATTTTCTACGTTAGTTTTAAAACCTTCTTTATCAAAATCTGCTTTTGTGATTAAAATTTTACTTTTCCCATTTTTTTTAGAATCATATATTTCTTTCCATGCGGTACAATAATTTGGTGATTCCATACTTGCTTTACCGGTTCGGACGCAATTTTCATCATAAATCGCCTTATATTTTAATTTTAATTTTTTATCATAAACTTCAATAAGCGTTCTACAATGTTGGGTTTTATTTCCTTTATCTAGACACTCTTGATTGTAGGCATATATATATTTAGCCCCTCCAGAAGAGTCTTCTATCAAATTATTTTTAGAATTATAAAATTCTCTTAGAATTTCATTTCCTTTTATATCAAAGTTAGATTTTTTTTTGGCGTATGCTCCTAGTTCTAGAGAATAATCAATACACCCAAACGTAAATCTTTCTGTTATATCACTTAATTTTCCATTTTGATCATAATTCTCTTCTTGGCTTATACATTTTTCTGAAACTTTTTTTTCTTTTAGACAATTCAAATCATATGTGATCGTTTTTTTTCCATAATTCAATACCTCCAACTCACTCTTTTTTTTATCAGATTGTAAACGATTTAAATATTCATAGAGAATAATACAACCTTGCGGTTTATTAGTTAACTCTATACATTTATAATCGTAAGCATAAATGGCTTTTTGTTTTATCTTTCCAAATTTATCATAAATCTCATATAAATTCAAATTGCCCATTAAATCAAAAGTTCTAAATATCTTCGCATTACCATCCTTATCCGCAGTCAGTTTATTTTTTTTATTTAAACGTTTTTCTAACTTTTTACAATCTGATATTTTTCTATTTTCATTCTTGAGGCATGTAATATCAAATTCTGTTTTGTATTTATGGATACCGTCTTCATTTTCTATTGGTTTATCTTCTTTATCAAAAAAAACAATCTCCTTGGCGCACGATTCATCTTTTCTAAGCTGAGAACAATCTGAATCGTATAGAATAGTTGTTTTAGAAGATGGATTATAATTTACGTCAAAAGTTTGTATTTTTTCTACTAACCCAAATGAATTATAATTACGTTTTTCAATTGCAAGCCCAGGCTCTGACTCTATTAAATCTCCTTCTGAGTTTAAGTATTCTGATTGTAAAAGATTTCCATTTAAATCATATAAATCTCTTCTGAATCCTGTCTCAATCGGAAGAACAAGTTTTAATTTATTATTTTCTAAAAAATGAAAGCCTATATCAAAGCCCTTCCGATTCTTTGGAGTTTTACTAAAACTAGAAATGGTGGATTCCGAGGTAAGAAAATTCAGACTTAAAAAAAGCAAAATTATAAATGGAGTATACTTCATATTTTTAGTATCGTCAATTTCATTTTATTGCTATTCAAAATAGCTTAGTCACACATATTTGAATCTAATCCAATGTATAAACTCTTCCTTTACAAAAATTACTCCAAACAAAACTTCAACTTACCTGAAATTCAAATCCCAAAAGAAAGGGCGACGGTTCTAACAAAGTCTAGGTTTATGGTTGGTTTAAAATGTGATTTATTATTATGGAATCAGTATCATTCTGAGAATACTCTACATTATACTCCCAAAAATGAAAGTAACCTTCATAGAATGAATATACAAAATAATTCAGTTCTATTGTCTGCTCATACACTTTATGCAAATGGCTCAGAAATTCCCAAAAATTTAAATATGTATCACTCTCATAAAGTAACTCAAAAACTAATTAAAGAAAGACAGATTATCTATAATGCATGTTTTTTAAGTACTGAGTTTTTTTCAAAAACAGATATTTTAATTCCTTCGGAAATCGACGATTCTTGGGAAATCATCGAAGTTAAGTCTTCCATAAATATTAAAAGAGATAATATAAAGGATTTATTATTTCAACGACATGTAGCTGAACTCTGTGGGATCACAATTAATAATTGCTCCATTTTAAATGTAAATCCAGAATACATTTATGATGGAACCTTTGATATAAACCAATTTTTTATCAAAACAAATTTATTAGAAAAAATGAAATATGCTCAAGAAGAATTTTTATATCAAATCAGTTATCTGAAAGGTTTAATTCATAAACAAGAAAGTCCGTCCATAACCCCAAAATATTCTTGTTCTAGTCCCAAAAATTGTAATTTAAAAACTTGTTGGCATGAACTAGGCGAAGGAGATATTTTTAACTTAAGGGAAGGTGGAGAATTAGTATCCAAACTATATAAATCAGGTGTACGCTATTTAAAAGATATTCCGGATAATACCGAATTATCCTTTTCTCAGAAAATTCAAATTGAAGCTGAAATAACTAAAAATCCCTATTTGGAAGAAGTCAAACTTAAACATTTTACCGACTCATTAAAGTTCCCTTTTTATTTTCTGGACTTTGAAACGGTTAATCCTGCTTTACCTCTCTATATAAAAACAAAACCTTATCAGCATATTCCATTTTTATATTCACTCCATATTCAAGAGAATATGGATTCACAAATACAACACTTCAGTTTCATTGATTCAGGAGAAGATGATCCTAGAAAAAAAATTCTAGAAGACTTATCAAAACTAATCAAACCGGATGGAACAATTATTTGTTACAATGATACATTTGAAAAAAGATGTTTAAGAGAATCAGTAAATTTGTTTCCAGAATATTCAGATTGGTATTCTTCTATCGTTGAAAATTTTAAAGATTTATCTGATCCATTTAAATATTTTTACTATTACAATCCATTACAAAAAGGAAGCGCATCACTAAAGGCAGTTTTACCTGCGTTAACCGGTCTAGACTATAAGGAATTAGGAATAAACGATGGAAATATGGCTAATTTAGAATTTCTTCGTGCCAAAACAATGAATCTTTCTAAAGAAGAAATAGAAGGAATTCACCAACTTCTAATAGAATACTGTAAAATGGATACTTACGCAATGTTCAAAATTGTGGAAGCGTTAATGAAATTAATTTATTAGAGAACTATACTTTCAAAACTCTTGAAAGTATAAAGAGCCTTTAGAATAATTATGATTTCTTTTTTGTTGTCGTGAATTAATTTATTTGCACTTTCATTCATCCCAAGTTTGCGGCTATCATCCTCACTTAGGTCTCTTTTCTTTTTTAAATTACGGATATTGCTTTTATAAAAATTAGGAGTACGGCTCTTTAGATTTTTCAGAAGCGTGTTAATGAAGTTTTTCTTTTCTGTGTTAATTGCGTTATCGGTTATTTGAAATCTCTGGCCAATCTTCATAATCAACGCGGGATCAGTAGAACATTTCTCATTAAACGTTCGAAGTAAATACTCAACGATTTCTTCTTTTTCCAGCTCATCAAAATTAATTTTTTTAATTTGATTACTCATATTGATAATTTCAGTTAGATTAAAGTGGAGGAGAGTTGTCTTTACTGACTCGTCATCTAAGATAGCTAAAAAGTAGTAAAAATCATTATCGGAGTTGTATTTTACATTGGGAGCATTCGACATATTTTATCTCAGGATGCAACTATAGCAGTCAGAGTATAGATATTTCAAATTTTGTAAAGCCCTTTTTGCTTACTCCTACACAATCTTGCTAATTTCTTCCAAATTTCGATAAACAAAAATGAATATTCCTAAAATTACCAGCCATCTCAAAAAACGATTTTCAAAGCTTTTTGAAATAAGTTCAATAACAAGATATAGAGAAAGTTGACAGGATTACTAGGAATACTATCCCAACCCTTATATTTATTGATTTATTAGAAAAAGCTAATATATAAAATTTTCTAATTTTAAACTTTGTTTTCTATAATTTTCACGAATGTATCCTTTTTTC
Encoded here:
- a CDS encoding DUF2779 domain-containing protein, with the translated sequence MYKLFLYKNYSKQNFNLPEIQIPKERATVLTKSRFMVGLKCDLLLWNQYHSENTLHYTPKNESNLHRMNIQNNSVLLSAHTLYANGSEIPKNLNMYHSHKVTQKLIKERQIIYNACFLSTEFFSKTDILIPSEIDDSWEIIEVKSSINIKRDNIKDLLFQRHVAELCGITINNCSILNVNPEYIYDGTFDINQFFIKTNLLEKMKYAQEEFLYQISYLKGLIHKQESPSITPKYSCSSPKNCNLKTCWHELGEGDIFNLREGGELVSKLYKSGVRYLKDIPDNTELSFSQKIQIEAEITKNPYLEEVKLKHFTDSLKFPFYFLDFETVNPALPLYIKTKPYQHIPFLYSLHIQENMDSQIQHFSFIDSGEDDPRKKILEDLSKLIKPDGTIICYNDTFEKRCLRESVNLFPEYSDWYSSIVENFKDLSDPFKYFYYYNPLQKGSASLKAVLPALTGLDYKELGINDGNMANLEFLRAKTMNLSKEEIEGIHQLLIEYCKMDTYAMFKIVEALMKLIY